A region from the Sebastes umbrosus isolate fSebUmb1 chromosome 18, fSebUmb1.pri, whole genome shotgun sequence genome encodes:
- the tmem244 gene encoding transmembrane protein 244 isoform X3 → MKGDFSRRAATICCYLLSSVLVFWDMGGKRENGGEEQVVLQNLLMCMICFYSLYYIVVSVCIGLLRVHEINSLLAPFDYTTQPSWQNPKYLVGVISTEVTYVLGGLVFAWIVEEWVWDYAITVTLLHVAMTVAVMSDFPSAEHWWIALGSGLVMMIFGGQLMAHKLFRSNFVYPAELQNF, encoded by the exons ATGAAAGGAGACTTTAGCAGGCGAGCAGCGACTATCTGCTGCTATCTCCTGTCATCGGTGTTGGTTTTCTGGGACATGGGAGGGAAAAGAGAAAATGGAGGAGAGgaacag gttGTCCTGCAGAATCTGTTGATGTGCATGATCTGCTTCTACTCTCTCTACTACATCGTGGTCAGTGTCTGCATCGGACTGCTCAG GGTTCATGAGATCAACAGCTTGTTGGCTCCATTTGACTACACAACACAACCGTCATGGCAGAACCCCAAATACCTCG tTGGTGTAATCTCCACAGAAGTGACCTATGTTTTGGGAGGGCTGGTGTTCGCCTGGATCGTAGAGGAGTGGGTTTGGGATTACGCCATAACTGTCACACTGCTGCACGTCGCGATGACTGtagcag TGATGTCAGACTTCCCTTCAGCTGAGCACTGGTGGATAGCTCTGG GTTCAGGCCTGGTGATGATGATATTCGGAGGACAGCTCATGGCCCATAAACTCTTCAGAAGCAACTTTGTCTATCCAGCTGAACTACAGAACTTCTAG
- the tmem244 gene encoding transmembrane protein 244 isoform X4, producing MLLDYCCRCFGLTLIKRHGPLSLKTTPSDTLVVLQNLLMCMICFYSLYYIVVSVCIGLLRVHEINSLLAPFDYTTQPSWQNPKYLVGVISTEVTYVLGGLVFAWIVEEWVWDYAITVTLLHVAMTVAVMSDFPSAEHWWIALGSGLVMMIFGGQLMAHKLFRSNFVYPAELQNF from the exons ATGTTGTTGGACTACTGCTGTCGTTGTTTTGGACTCACGCTCATAAAACGCCATGGACCCCTCTCCCTCAAGACTACACCCAGCGATACCTTG gttGTCCTGCAGAATCTGTTGATGTGCATGATCTGCTTCTACTCTCTCTACTACATCGTGGTCAGTGTCTGCATCGGACTGCTCAG GGTTCATGAGATCAACAGCTTGTTGGCTCCATTTGACTACACAACACAACCGTCATGGCAGAACCCCAAATACCTCG tTGGTGTAATCTCCACAGAAGTGACCTATGTTTTGGGAGGGCTGGTGTTCGCCTGGATCGTAGAGGAGTGGGTTTGGGATTACGCCATAACTGTCACACTGCTGCACGTCGCGATGACTGtagcag TGATGTCAGACTTCCCTTCAGCTGAGCACTGGTGGATAGCTCTGG GTTCAGGCCTGGTGATGATGATATTCGGAGGACAGCTCATGGCCCATAAACTCTTCAGAAGCAACTTTGTCTATCCAGCTGAACTACAGAACTTCTAG
- the tmem244 gene encoding transmembrane protein 244 isoform X2 has translation MFSQRHGHLEVISQKLDIQDESQIRMGRYKHDSPSHIFKIHVVLQNLLMCMICFYSLYYIVVSVCIGLLRVHEINSLLAPFDYTTQPSWQNPKYLVGVISTEVTYVLGGLVFAWIVEEWVWDYAITVTLLHVAMTVAVMSDFPSAEHWWIALGSGLVMMIFGGQLMAHKLFRSNFVYPAELQNF, from the exons atgttttcacaacgacatggccatctggaagtg ATTTCTCAAAAGCTGGACATCCAGGATGAATCACAGATCAGAATGGGACGCTACAAGCATGATTCACCCAGTCACATCTTCAAAATACAC gttGTCCTGCAGAATCTGTTGATGTGCATGATCTGCTTCTACTCTCTCTACTACATCGTGGTCAGTGTCTGCATCGGACTGCTCAG GGTTCATGAGATCAACAGCTTGTTGGCTCCATTTGACTACACAACACAACCGTCATGGCAGAACCCCAAATACCTCG tTGGTGTAATCTCCACAGAAGTGACCTATGTTTTGGGAGGGCTGGTGTTCGCCTGGATCGTAGAGGAGTGGGTTTGGGATTACGCCATAACTGTCACACTGCTGCACGTCGCGATGACTGtagcag TGATGTCAGACTTCCCTTCAGCTGAGCACTGGTGGATAGCTCTGG GTTCAGGCCTGGTGATGATGATATTCGGAGGACAGCTCATGGCCCATAAACTCTTCAGAAGCAACTTTGTCTATCCAGCTGAACTACAGAACTTCTAG
- the tmem244 gene encoding transmembrane protein 244 isoform X6 has protein sequence MQPVINVVLQNLLMCMICFYSLYYIVVSVCIGLLRVHEINSLLAPFDYTTQPSWQNPKYLVGVISTEVTYVLGGLVFAWIVEEWVWDYAITVTLLHVAMTVAVMSDFPSAEHWWIALGSGLVMMIFGGQLMAHKLFRSNFVYPAELQNF, from the exons ATGCAGCCCGTTATTAAT gttGTCCTGCAGAATCTGTTGATGTGCATGATCTGCTTCTACTCTCTCTACTACATCGTGGTCAGTGTCTGCATCGGACTGCTCAG GGTTCATGAGATCAACAGCTTGTTGGCTCCATTTGACTACACAACACAACCGTCATGGCAGAACCCCAAATACCTCG tTGGTGTAATCTCCACAGAAGTGACCTATGTTTTGGGAGGGCTGGTGTTCGCCTGGATCGTAGAGGAGTGGGTTTGGGATTACGCCATAACTGTCACACTGCTGCACGTCGCGATGACTGtagcag TGATGTCAGACTTCCCTTCAGCTGAGCACTGGTGGATAGCTCTGG GTTCAGGCCTGGTGATGATGATATTCGGAGGACAGCTCATGGCCCATAAACTCTTCAGAAGCAACTTTGTCTATCCAGCTGAACTACAGAACTTCTAG
- the tmem244 gene encoding transmembrane protein 244 isoform X5, whose translation MPTFSHLDQRPFMLLDYCCRCFGLTLIKRHGPLSLKTTPSDTLVVLQNLLMCMICFYSLYYIVVSVCIGLLRVHEINSLLAPFDYTTQPSWQNPKYLVGVISTEVTYVLGGLVFAWIVEEWVWDYAITVTLLHVAMTVAGSGLVMMIFGGQLMAHKLFRSNFVYPAELQNF comes from the exons ATG ccTACATTCTCTCATTTAGACCAGCGGCCATTCATGTTGTTGGACTACTGCTGTCGTTGTTTTGGACTCACGCTCATAAAACGCCATGGACCCCTCTCCCTCAAGACTACACCCAGCGATACCTTG gttGTCCTGCAGAATCTGTTGATGTGCATGATCTGCTTCTACTCTCTCTACTACATCGTGGTCAGTGTCTGCATCGGACTGCTCAG GGTTCATGAGATCAACAGCTTGTTGGCTCCATTTGACTACACAACACAACCGTCATGGCAGAACCCCAAATACCTCG tTGGTGTAATCTCCACAGAAGTGACCTATGTTTTGGGAGGGCTGGTGTTCGCCTGGATCGTAGAGGAGTGGGTTTGGGATTACGCCATAACTGTCACACTGCTGCACGTCGCGATGACTGtagcag GTTCAGGCCTGGTGATGATGATATTCGGAGGACAGCTCATGGCCCATAAACTCTTCAGAAGCAACTTTGTCTATCCAGCTGAACTACAGAACTTCTAG
- the fkbp6 gene encoding inactive peptidyl-prolyl cis-trans isomerase FKBP6 isoform X2 — protein MDDVLGDEGILKEVVQPGEGPPVPENASVLIHYSGFLEYSDRPFETTTHLKYPRMMKLGKDVTVFGLEVGLLTMRKGEFSRFLFQPRYAYGDLGCPPFIPAAAVLLYEIQMVDFLDSAQVDDFIAMCPEEQNTVPLSTLLEVVSTLRSFGNRCFNQSHYDNAKDRYKQAMMLLGNRETESDAEKERIKTALLPLYLNLSLTEVRLDSPHKALKYGKKALEIDSANTKALFRCGQAYLELHEYESAQGCLITAQAKKPFDSDINNLLRKVAIRYKESLDKQKDVYSKMFKDLRSK, from the exons ATGGATGATGTCTTGGGAGATGAAGGGATCCTGAAAGAGGTGGTCCAACCTGGAGAGGGCCCACCTGTACCTGAAAACGCTTCAGTATTGA TCCATTACTCTGGTTTCCTGGAATACTCTGACCGGCCTTTTGAAACCACCACGCACCTCAAGTACCCCCGGATGATGAAGTTAGGGAAAG ATGTGACGGTGTTCGGACTGGAGGTGGGCCTGTTGACCATGCGGAAAGGAGAGTTTTCTCGCTTCCTCTTCCAGCCCCGGTATGCGTACGGGGACCTCGGCTGTCCTCCGTTCATTCCCGCCGCTGCAGTGCTTCTGTATGAGATTCAGATGGTCGACTTCCTCGACTCGGCTCAAGTGGACGACTTCATCGCGATGTGTCCG GAGGAGCAGAACACAGTTCCTCTGTCCACGCTCCTCGAAGTTGTCAGTACTCTACGCAGCTTTGGCAACCGTTGCTTCAACCAGAGCCATTACGACAACGCCAAAGATCGCTATAAACAG GCAATGATGCTGCTGGGGAACAGGGAAACAGAGAGCgatgcagagaaagagaggatcaAGACAGCGCTGCTTCCTCTCTATCTGAACCTTTCTCTCACCGAGGTCCGTCTGGACAGCCCGCACAAAGCCCTGAAATACGGCAAGAAAGCCTTGGAGATAGACTCTGCCAACACAAAGGCTCTTTTCCGCTGCGGTCAG GCGTATCTGGAGCTGCATGAGTACGAGAGCGCCCAAGGTTGCCTCATAACTGCTCAAGCAAAAAAGCCCTTCGACAGCGACATTAACAACCTGCTGAGGAAGGTGGCAAT ACGCTATAAAGAGAGCTTGGACAAGCAGAAAGACGTGTACTCCAAGATGTTCAAAGACTTGAGGAGCAAGTGA
- the tmem244 gene encoding transmembrane protein 244 isoform X1 → MPTFSHLDQRPFMLLDYCCRCFGLTLIKRHGPLSLKTTPSDTLVVLQNLLMCMICFYSLYYIVVSVCIGLLRVHEINSLLAPFDYTTQPSWQNPKYLVGVISTEVTYVLGGLVFAWIVEEWVWDYAITVTLLHVAMTVAVMSDFPSAEHWWIALGSGLVMMIFGGQLMAHKLFRSNFVYPAELQNF, encoded by the exons ATG ccTACATTCTCTCATTTAGACCAGCGGCCATTCATGTTGTTGGACTACTGCTGTCGTTGTTTTGGACTCACGCTCATAAAACGCCATGGACCCCTCTCCCTCAAGACTACACCCAGCGATACCTTG gttGTCCTGCAGAATCTGTTGATGTGCATGATCTGCTTCTACTCTCTCTACTACATCGTGGTCAGTGTCTGCATCGGACTGCTCAG GGTTCATGAGATCAACAGCTTGTTGGCTCCATTTGACTACACAACACAACCGTCATGGCAGAACCCCAAATACCTCG tTGGTGTAATCTCCACAGAAGTGACCTATGTTTTGGGAGGGCTGGTGTTCGCCTGGATCGTAGAGGAGTGGGTTTGGGATTACGCCATAACTGTCACACTGCTGCACGTCGCGATGACTGtagcag TGATGTCAGACTTCCCTTCAGCTGAGCACTGGTGGATAGCTCTGG GTTCAGGCCTGGTGATGATGATATTCGGAGGACAGCTCATGGCCCATAAACTCTTCAGAAGCAACTTTGTCTATCCAGCTGAACTACAGAACTTCTAG
- the fkbp6 gene encoding inactive peptidyl-prolyl cis-trans isomerase FKBP6 isoform X1, with translation MSGNGLISSIRRLISDEERLRRNTPSPFDQLRQQMDDVLGDEGILKEVVQPGEGPPVPENASVLIHYSGFLEYSDRPFETTTHLKYPRMMKLGKDVTVFGLEVGLLTMRKGEFSRFLFQPRYAYGDLGCPPFIPAAAVLLYEIQMVDFLDSAQVDDFIAMCPEEQNTVPLSTLLEVVSTLRSFGNRCFNQSHYDNAKDRYKQAMMLLGNRETESDAEKERIKTALLPLYLNLSLTEVRLDSPHKALKYGKKALEIDSANTKALFRCGQAYLELHEYESAQGCLITAQAKKPFDSDINNLLRKVAIRYKESLDKQKDVYSKMFKDLRSK, from the exons ATGTCAGGTAACGGGTTAATATCCAGTATCCGGAGGTTAATAAGCGATGAAGAGCGGCTGAGGAGGAACACTCCG AGTCCGTTTGATCAACTTCGCCAGCAGATGGATGATGTCTTGGGAGATGAAGGGATCCTGAAAGAGGTGGTCCAACCTGGAGAGGGCCCACCTGTACCTGAAAACGCTTCAGTATTGA TCCATTACTCTGGTTTCCTGGAATACTCTGACCGGCCTTTTGAAACCACCACGCACCTCAAGTACCCCCGGATGATGAAGTTAGGGAAAG ATGTGACGGTGTTCGGACTGGAGGTGGGCCTGTTGACCATGCGGAAAGGAGAGTTTTCTCGCTTCCTCTTCCAGCCCCGGTATGCGTACGGGGACCTCGGCTGTCCTCCGTTCATTCCCGCCGCTGCAGTGCTTCTGTATGAGATTCAGATGGTCGACTTCCTCGACTCGGCTCAAGTGGACGACTTCATCGCGATGTGTCCG GAGGAGCAGAACACAGTTCCTCTGTCCACGCTCCTCGAAGTTGTCAGTACTCTACGCAGCTTTGGCAACCGTTGCTTCAACCAGAGCCATTACGACAACGCCAAAGATCGCTATAAACAG GCAATGATGCTGCTGGGGAACAGGGAAACAGAGAGCgatgcagagaaagagaggatcaAGACAGCGCTGCTTCCTCTCTATCTGAACCTTTCTCTCACCGAGGTCCGTCTGGACAGCCCGCACAAAGCCCTGAAATACGGCAAGAAAGCCTTGGAGATAGACTCTGCCAACACAAAGGCTCTTTTCCGCTGCGGTCAG GCGTATCTGGAGCTGCATGAGTACGAGAGCGCCCAAGGTTGCCTCATAACTGCTCAAGCAAAAAAGCCCTTCGACAGCGACATTAACAACCTGCTGAGGAAGGTGGCAAT ACGCTATAAAGAGAGCTTGGACAAGCAGAAAGACGTGTACTCCAAGATGTTCAAAGACTTGAGGAGCAAGTGA